One window of Anaerolineales bacterium genomic DNA carries:
- a CDS encoding 30S ribosomal protein S18, whose translation MSEERPERSSSGGEGGGERGERKFFAKPKFCQFCADKTLTIDYKKVDLLRKYVTEEGNLRPRRQTGACAKHQRLVAAAVKQARHVALLPFSNRGID comes from the coding sequence ATGAGTGAAGAACGACCCGAACGATCCAGTTCAGGCGGCGAGGGCGGAGGCGAACGCGGCGAACGCAAATTCTTTGCCAAGCCCAAGTTCTGCCAGTTCTGCGCCGACAAGACCCTGACCATCGATTACAAGAAAGTCGACCTGCTCCGCAAGTACGTGACGGAGGAAGGCAACCTGCGCCCGCGCCGGCAGACCGGCGCCTGCGCCAAACACCAACGGCTCGTTGCAGCGGCGGTGAAACAGGCGCGCCATGTCGCGCTCCTGCCCTTCTCCAACCGCGGCATCGACTGA
- a CDS encoding peptidylprolyl isomerase, with the protein MIGEQLIRLEAEKRGITVSEEELNARVEAGFNFYPNGTPTPSLTPTPFELPTEPDLSEFITPTQDVTATPLIPPTPDSTATTSSQPTAEGATAEPTATLEPTATSTATLTPTVTPTTGPTSTPLPTATPYTREGFEGQLDETYANIEKFGLDKTYIRTFFENLILREKLEEVITADLPSGETQVRARHILVVDSVTAENMIERLKNGADFAELAREFSTDTGSGAQGGDLGWFGKNAMIPEFEAAVFALENPGDFTLEPVQSTFGFHIIQLMGKREIPLTGDALQQAKDVAFQQWLTTAREEYGVETFDIWQARVPNEPNFITAATEAAQAQQTQQAERLSTLEAENVTPTP; encoded by the coding sequence ATGATCGGCGAACAGCTCATCCGGCTTGAAGCCGAAAAACGCGGCATCACCGTCAGCGAAGAAGAACTCAACGCGCGGGTCGAGGCGGGATTCAATTTCTACCCGAACGGGACGCCCACACCATCGCTGACACCGACCCCATTCGAATTGCCGACGGAACCGGACCTCTCCGAATTCATCACTCCAACCCAGGATGTGACCGCCACGCCTCTTATCCCGCCCACGCCTGATTCCACAGCGACAACTTCGTCCCAGCCGACAGCCGAAGGCGCGACCGCCGAGCCGACCGCGACCCTCGAACCCACCGCAACGTCAACCGCGACCCTCACGCCGACCGTCACCCCCACAACGGGACCAACCTCCACGCCGCTGCCGACCGCCACGCCCTATACGCGTGAAGGATTCGAAGGTCAGCTCGATGAAACGTATGCCAACATCGAAAAGTTCGGTCTCGATAAAACATACATACGCACCTTCTTCGAGAACCTGATCCTGCGCGAGAAACTCGAAGAGGTCATCACCGCAGACCTGCCGTCGGGCGAAACGCAAGTGCGCGCGCGCCACATCCTCGTCGTGGACAGCGTGACCGCGGAGAACATGATCGAAAGACTTAAGAACGGCGCAGACTTTGCCGAACTTGCCCGCGAATTCTCCACCGACACAGGCTCAGGCGCACAAGGCGGCGACCTTGGCTGGTTTGGAAAGAATGCGATGATCCCCGAGTTCGAAGCGGCTGTATTTGCGCTCGAAAATCCCGGCGATTTCACCCTTGAACCGGTCCAATCCACGTTCGGTTTTCACATCATCCAATTGATGGGCAAACGGGAGATCCCGCTCACAGGCGATGCCTTGCAGCAGGCAAAGGACGTCGCCTTCCAGCAATGGCTGACCACCGCCCGCGAAGAGTACGGCGTGGAAACGTTCGATATCTGGCAGGCGCGCGTCCCGAATGAGCCGAACTTCATCACCGCCGCCACCGAAGCCGCGCAAGCCCAGCAAACCCAGCAGGCGGAACGGCTCTCCACGCTCGAAGCGGAAAACGTAACGCCGACGCCGTAA
- a CDS encoding DUF2283 domain-containing protein, which produces MAEKLTFKYDREADILYVNTVPPYAEQESEELEDEIIVRLNPKTGKVENFEVLFFTSRLLRSELFSLPVIADLRQATAE; this is translated from the coding sequence ATGGCAGAAAAGTTAACCTTCAAATATGATCGCGAGGCGGATATTTTATACGTCAATACCGTGCCGCCGTATGCGGAGCAGGAGTCAGAGGAACTTGAAGACGAGATTATTGTCCGCTTGAACCCGAAGACGGGCAAGGTGGAGAATTTCGAGGTGTTGTTCTTTACCAGCCGTTTGCTGCGGAGCGAGTTGTTTTCCCTGCCTGTGATAGCGGATTTGCGGCAGGCGACTGCAGAATAG
- the smc gene encoding chromosome segregation protein SMC, translating into MPLRLKSLELQGYKTFASRTTFEFAAGVTAIVGPNGSGKSNIADSLRWVLGEQSYTLLRGKKTEDMIFSGSEHRARAGMAQATINFDNTDQWLPLDFTEVSMGRVAHRDGHNEYIINNQQVRLREMNELLAQAGLSERTYTILGQGLVDASLALKAEDRRRLFEEAAGVGLYRARREDALKRLDNTERNLERVLDIMSELEPRIRSLERQAKRAIEFARAQADLKVILREWYGYHWHRSQRDLTDAKESVRVQEARMIEARKIYEKAQEEYNNFRERLSGLRAHLNEWHRKAAELHTQRESLSRDLAVLEERRRSLTAQQASILSDQENAMNELHLARERYQAAEADVARVQSEFDEAKAQNENAQNALSTRQSERSGIEEQIQSIRNRIEELTQQRAENNARLDELKSRIEAQTQKIAQTQSAITNAETQTEKAKAQYEYARKTREGITETLQRAEDKALAKRAEVDRLDGERRAALERRTKEESEHSRLKAQLEVLEQSEQSLAGYAEGARFLLDAARQSRLNGARGALSSALDVPAELETAIAAALGDTLDAVLIDSDELENALQLLEADEAGRAALLPVNQTSEVFKTSEVSDDILGIASELVNAPEELRSAVRLTLGQTLIVRDRATARRLQPDLPTHARAVTLRGEVFRGDGLVIAGKTASSSTLSRGRQKREFVSALSGLVARLAESNDLVERLSNEYAEAQRDLLQAESDARETRVRLGEAQETEQQAGLESEANARQLEWQKSQLSQLQAEAEESKSQQEKISQSSVEVEEQSSQAHAELKVVAAKLAELEAGELQEQVSYWTTRAAVAEGSLSAAQNKLKERGDDISRLDSRRVELANRLTELDGGLHSLDAEKAALRERESALNVQIEDQRIQIEPAEKELAAAEQEEARLQELENSAQRGFANAERLLGQVQLEQTRKQEALDNLQQKITDDFGLVMFEYAADVSGPVPLPIEGMVEQLPIVTELAPDLEEQLTHNRAQLRRMGAINPDAKAEYEQEKERYEFMKTQVEDLHKAQADLKQVVAELDELTKQEFVKTFDAVDKQFRETFVRLFGGGSARLALTDPENLVETGIEIEARLPGRREQGLALLSGGERSLTAIALVFALLKVSPTPVCVMDEVDAMLDEANVGRFRDLLVDLSKDTQFIVITHNRNTVQAADVIYGVTMGRDSASQVISLRLDQVTDDMLKRG; encoded by the coding sequence ATGCCTCTTCGCCTAAAATCACTCGAACTGCAAGGATACAAAACATTCGCCTCGCGCACAACCTTTGAGTTTGCCGCAGGCGTCACTGCCATTGTCGGACCGAACGGTTCGGGCAAATCCAACATCGCCGACTCGCTGCGCTGGGTCTTGGGTGAACAATCTTATACGCTTCTCCGCGGCAAAAAGACCGAAGACATGATCTTCTCCGGCTCCGAGCATCGCGCCCGCGCTGGTATGGCGCAAGCCACCATCAACTTCGACAATACCGACCAGTGGCTGCCGCTCGACTTCACCGAAGTCTCGATGGGGCGCGTCGCCCACCGTGACGGTCACAACGAATACATCATCAACAACCAGCAAGTCCGCTTGCGTGAGATGAACGAATTGCTCGCCCAGGCCGGTTTGAGCGAACGCACCTACACCATTCTCGGTCAAGGCTTGGTGGATGCCTCGCTCGCGCTAAAAGCCGAGGACCGCCGCCGCCTCTTTGAGGAAGCCGCCGGTGTCGGCTTGTACCGCGCCCGCCGTGAAGATGCTCTCAAACGCCTCGACAACACCGAGCGGAATCTCGAGCGTGTGCTCGACATCATGTCTGAGCTTGAGCCGCGCATCCGCAGTTTGGAACGGCAGGCGAAACGCGCCATCGAATTTGCCCGCGCCCAGGCGGACTTGAAGGTGATCCTGCGCGAGTGGTACGGCTATCACTGGCACCGCTCGCAACGTGACCTGACCGACGCGAAGGAGTCAGTCCGTGTACAGGAAGCGCGCATGATCGAGGCGCGAAAGATTTACGAAAAGGCTCAAGAGGAATACAACAACTTCCGCGAGAGGCTTTCGGGTTTGCGCGCCCACTTAAATGAATGGCACCGCAAAGCTGCCGAGTTGCACACGCAGCGCGAGTCTCTCAGCCGTGACCTCGCCGTGCTCGAAGAACGTCGCCGTTCGTTGACCGCGCAACAGGCATCAATCCTTTCCGACCAGGAAAATGCAATGAATGAATTGCATTTGGCGCGCGAGCGTTATCAAGCCGCCGAAGCGGACGTTGCCCGTGTGCAAAGTGAATTTGACGAAGCCAAGGCGCAGAACGAAAACGCACAGAATGCGCTCTCCACGCGCCAGTCTGAACGCTCTGGCATTGAAGAGCAAATTCAGTCCATTCGCAACCGCATTGAAGAACTGACCCAGCAACGTGCTGAGAACAATGCCCGCCTCGATGAACTCAAGTCTCGCATTGAAGCGCAGACTCAGAAGATCGCTCAAACACAAAGCGCGATTACCAACGCCGAAACGCAAACCGAAAAAGCCAAAGCGCAATACGAATATGCCCGCAAGACCCGCGAAGGCATTACCGAAACCCTACAACGCGCCGAAGACAAAGCCCTCGCCAAACGCGCCGAGGTGGATCGCCTCGATGGCGAACGCCGCGCCGCGCTGGAACGCCGCACCAAAGAAGAATCGGAACATTCGCGTTTGAAGGCGCAGCTCGAAGTGCTCGAACAGTCCGAGCAGTCGCTGGCGGGTTATGCCGAAGGCGCGCGCTTCCTGCTCGATGCCGCGCGTCAGTCGCGCCTCAATGGGGCGCGGGGTGCGCTTTCGTCCGCGCTCGATGTGCCTGCCGAACTCGAAACCGCCATTGCCGCCGCGCTTGGCGATACGCTCGATGCGGTGTTGATCGACTCAGATGAACTCGAAAACGCGCTGCAATTGCTCGAAGCCGATGAAGCCGGTCGCGCTGCTTTGTTGCCTGTCAATCAAACCTCCGAGGTTTTTAAAACCTCGGAGGTTTCGGACGACATTCTCGGCATTGCCTCCGAACTCGTCAACGCGCCCGAAGAACTGCGCAGTGCGGTGCGACTCACACTCGGTCAGACTCTCATCGTCCGTGACCGTGCCACTGCCCGCCGCTTACAACCTGACCTTCCGACTCACGCTCGCGCCGTGACTTTGCGCGGAGAAGTCTTCCGTGGTGATGGTTTGGTCATCGCCGGGAAAACCGCCTCTTCCTCGACCTTGAGCCGGGGACGCCAAAAACGAGAATTCGTCTCCGCCTTGAGCGGACTCGTCGCCCGCCTTGCCGAGTCGAATGACTTGGTGGAACGTCTGTCGAACGAATATGCCGAAGCGCAACGTGACCTGCTGCAAGCGGAGTCTGATGCGCGCGAAACCCGCGTCAGACTAGGTGAAGCCCAGGAGACCGAGCAACAAGCCGGTCTTGAGTCTGAGGCGAATGCCCGGCAGTTGGAATGGCAGAAGAGTCAGTTAAGTCAACTGCAGGCAGAGGCTGAAGAGTCGAAATCCCAGCAAGAAAAGATTAGTCAGTCATCCGTTGAGGTTGAAGAGCAATCTTCGCAAGCTCATGCTGAATTGAAAGTGGTTGCGGCGAAACTCGCGGAACTCGAAGCGGGTGAGTTGCAGGAGCAGGTCTCGTATTGGACGACGCGCGCGGCAGTGGCAGAGGGCAGCCTGAGCGCGGCGCAAAATAAATTGAAGGAACGCGGCGACGATATTTCCCGTTTGGATTCGCGCCGTGTGGAATTGGCGAATCGCTTGACCGAGTTGGATGGCGGCTTGCACAGTTTGGATGCCGAGAAGGCGGCGTTGCGTGAACGTGAGTCGGCGTTGAATGTGCAGATCGAAGACCAACGCATTCAGATCGAACCAGCGGAGAAAGAACTTGCCGCCGCCGAGCAGGAAGAAGCCCGTTTGCAGGAATTGGAAAACAGCGCCCAACGCGGATTCGCAAATGCGGAACGTTTGTTGGGGCAGGTGCAGTTGGAGCAAACCCGCAAGCAGGAAGCACTCGATAATTTACAGCAAAAGATCACCGACGATTTTGGTCTGGTGATGTTCGAATATGCCGCCGATGTTTCGGGACCCGTGCCGCTGCCGATCGAAGGCATGGTGGAGCAGTTGCCTATCGTCACCGAACTCGCGCCGGATCTGGAAGAACAATTGACTCACAACCGCGCCCAGTTGCGCCGCATGGGAGCGATCAACCCGGATGCGAAGGCGGAGTATGAGCAGGAAAAAGAACGCTATGAGTTTATGAAGACTCAGGTGGAAGACCTGCACAAAGCCCAAGCGGATTTGAAGCAGGTGGTGGCTGAACTCGATGAGTTGACCAAACAGGAATTCGTGAAGACCTTCGACGCCGTGGATAAGCAATTCCGTGAGACCTTCGTGCGTTTGTTCGGCGGCGGCTCGGCGCGTTTGGCGTTGACCGACCCCGAGAATTTGGTCGAGACCGGTATCGAGATCGAAGCCCGCCTGCCGGGTCGACGTGAGCAAGGCTTGGCGTTGCTCTCCGGCGGGGAACGCAGTCTGACCGCGATTGCGCTGGTCTTTGCGCTGCTCAAAGTGTCGCCTACGCCTGTCTGCGTGATGGACGAAGTGGACGCCATGCTCGACGAAGCCAACGTGGGGCGCTTCCGAGATCTGCTGGTGGATTTGAGCAAGGATACGCAGTTCATCGTCATTACCCACAACCGTAATACTGTTCAAGCGGCTGACGTCATCTACGGTGTGACGATGGGGCGCGACTCGGCGAGTCAGGTGATTAGTTTGAGGTTGGATCAGGTGACGGATGATATGTTGAAGAGGGGGTAG
- the rnc gene encoding ribonuclease III produces the protein MNERLSLSFSNFSLLTAALTHRSYANEHLDGTEDNERLEYLGDAVLDFIVAEWSYRHFPELPEGILTKIRAHLVQNDHLANFARKIELGRALRLGRGEKSNGGGRRDSVLGSAFEALLGAIFLDSNYEKAKNFILPFIEPSRETILDEISDPKSQLQEKVQAEKLGTLKYRVVNVSGPDHARIYEVEVEINGVVLGRGTGSSKAAAEREAARDALKKI, from the coding sequence CTGAACGAGAGGCTGAGTCTGTCCTTTTCCAACTTTTCCCTGCTGACGGCGGCTCTGACCCACCGTTCCTACGCCAACGAGCACCTGGATGGGACGGAGGATAACGAGCGGCTCGAATACCTCGGCGACGCCGTGCTGGACTTCATTGTGGCGGAGTGGTCGTATCGTCATTTCCCCGAACTGCCTGAAGGGATATTGACGAAGATCCGCGCGCACCTTGTCCAGAACGACCACCTAGCCAATTTTGCGCGGAAGATCGAACTCGGCAGGGCGCTGCGGCTTGGGCGCGGAGAGAAGAGCAACGGCGGGGGTCGTCGTGACAGCGTTCTCGGCTCTGCGTTCGAGGCTTTGCTGGGCGCCATTTTCCTCGACTCGAACTACGAAAAGGCAAAAAATTTCATCCTGCCGTTCATCGAGCCTTCACGGGAAACCATCCTCGACGAGATCAGCGACCCGAAAAGCCAACTTCAGGAGAAAGTCCAGGCGGAAAAACTTGGCACGCTCAAATACCGCGTTGTCAACGTCTCAGGACCCGACCACGCCCGCATCTATGAAGTGGAAGTCGAAATCAATGGAGTAGTGTTGGGGCGGGGCACGGGCTCGAGCAAGGCAGCCGCCGAACGCGAAGCCGCCCGGGATGCGTTGAAGAAAATTTGA
- a CDS encoding aldo/keto reductase, whose translation MNEISNETRFLHALEMGLGAWQWGDRTVWGYQPGKSDKDIHEAFEISLKKGIRFIDTAELYGNGRSERFLGQFLRETDRPVLIATKFFPWPWRFTKGSMSRALKGSLERIGVDAVDLYQIHWPSPLVPPERMMEGMVECVRLGLTRTVGVSNFWEKRMLRAYSALAQHGVPLASNQLPFSLLKRDAEKNGILARCKELGIRFIAYSPLEKGLLTGKYSVDNPPPGVRAANYIEMLPKLPPVIQALREVAQNHGKTVAQAALNWVICKGAMPIPGAKDAEQAEENAGGAGWRMSDEEVARLDEVTERIRDYGGKGA comes from the coding sequence ATGAACGAAATCAGCAACGAAACACGCTTTCTGCACGCGCTGGAAATGGGATTGGGCGCGTGGCAATGGGGGGATCGCACCGTGTGGGGCTACCAGCCGGGAAAGTCGGATAAAGACATTCACGAAGCGTTCGAGATCTCATTGAAAAAGGGTATTCGTTTTATCGATACCGCCGAGCTATATGGGAACGGCCGCTCGGAACGATTTTTGGGGCAATTTCTAAGGGAAACAGATCGACCCGTCCTGATTGCTACCAAATTCTTCCCGTGGCCCTGGCGGTTTACGAAAGGGTCCATGTCGCGCGCGTTGAAGGGAAGCCTGGAACGAATCGGCGTGGACGCTGTGGACCTTTATCAAATCCACTGGCCTTCACCGCTGGTGCCTCCTGAAAGGATGATGGAGGGCATGGTGGAATGCGTAAGGCTGGGACTAACGCGCACGGTCGGCGTCTCGAACTTTTGGGAAAAGCGCATGCTGAGAGCCTACTCCGCGCTTGCACAACACGGGGTTCCTCTGGCGTCGAATCAACTTCCATTCAGTCTTCTCAAGCGCGATGCGGAAAAGAACGGGATTCTGGCACGATGCAAGGAATTGGGAATCCGATTCATCGCCTATTCGCCGCTTGAAAAAGGATTGCTGACCGGGAAGTATTCAGTGGATAATCCGCCGCCGGGCGTGCGCGCTGCAAATTACATCGAAATGCTTCCAAAACTTCCGCCGGTCATCCAGGCCCTTCGGGAGGTAGCGCAAAACCATGGAAAGACCGTCGCGCAGGCGGCATTGAACTGGGTAATTTGCAAGGGGGCAATGCCCATTCCCGGCGCGAAGGATGCGGAACAAGCGGAGGAAAACGCCGGCGGCGCAGGCTGGCGTATGAGCGATGAGGAAGTTGCCCGGCTCGATGAAGTGACAGAACGAATTCGGGATTATGGCGGTAAAGGCGCATGA
- a CDS encoding alpha/beta hydrolase, which produces MKKHSVLHWVVLFMLTLQACGSPASPPEPTPAQDLVVTPVESAFAPMDPTAAPLQEIIESHSISFDTPDGVTINGELYGSGDTAVIFSVMGNCDPGWREFAQLTAAQGLTALTYLWRGCRENGSVDEAKIQKFVDDLRGAIAFIRARGAQKIILVGASLGGCASAKLTVESQADGLVVVASPPEIEQWGFAIETGDMDSDIPKLFITAKEDDTVPVEATQELFNLASEPKEWKTYPGTAHGTELFDTQHKDEFQKTILEFILSVVANQ; this is translated from the coding sequence ATGAAAAAACATTCCGTTCTTCACTGGGTCGTTCTGTTCATGCTTACCCTTCAGGCATGCGGCAGTCCTGCTTCACCACCAGAGCCGACGCCTGCGCAAGACCTCGTTGTCACACCCGTCGAGTCCGCATTTGCGCCTATGGATCCGACCGCTGCGCCCCTGCAAGAGATCATCGAAAGCCACTCGATCTCATTTGATACTCCGGATGGCGTGACGATAAATGGTGAGCTTTACGGCTCAGGTGATACCGCCGTCATTTTTTCTGTGATGGGAAATTGTGACCCGGGCTGGCGGGAATTTGCCCAACTCACCGCTGCGCAGGGATTGACTGCCCTCACTTACCTTTGGCGCGGATGCAGGGAGAATGGCTCTGTAGATGAAGCCAAGATCCAAAAATTTGTGGATGATCTGCGAGGTGCGATTGCGTTCATACGCGCTCGAGGCGCACAGAAGATCATCCTGGTCGGCGCAAGCCTGGGCGGATGCGCCTCTGCCAAATTAACTGTCGAATCGCAAGCTGATGGGTTGGTGGTCGTAGCCTCTCCGCCAGAGATCGAGCAATGGGGCTTTGCCATCGAAACGGGTGATATGGATTCAGATATCCCCAAATTATTTATCACAGCCAAGGAAGATGATACCGTCCCGGTGGAAGCGACGCAGGAGTTATTTAACCTGGCATCAGAACCCAAGGAATGGAAGACCTACCCCGGTACGGCGCACGGCACGGAACTATTTGACACGCAGCATAAGGATGAATTCCAGAAAACGATCCTGGAGTTTATTTTGTCGGTCGTTGCCAACCAATAA
- a CDS encoding alginate lyase family protein encodes MLNRIKTLTSLFLELGPRWSAFRLAYAFRLRTGLIRLQTPQYAWADRPLKHWLHPSIPSYPDSYVTWRKTNAPKFFASVGAVAKHPRPNDYGNTAIEEANRLLSGELKFFSHTYHQTGFPPNWHQIPSTLKPPSSAAGLAYTSNAEDGVGSRTKHWSQISDDSTADIKFIWEPNRFAFVYTLVRAYAATQDETYSQAFWQLIQDWADHNPPNTGANWKDGQEIALGLMAWTFGFYAFIHSPSTTNLQISQFTQYLASQTERIYKNIGYAISTRSNHTISEAFGLWMVGLLFPELKEAKNYFTLGKRLLEEEATKQIFSDGSYSMYSLNYHRFILHLCLYAIRLAELNNIQFSNSLYSSISSSIQYLSHLIDPATGQMPVYGSNDGALVLPLNNCDFTDYRPLLQLGSVITTGQPMFEPGDWDEDVFWICGEQSTVKSAKDAKKNKGFLRDLSELGGKSFSDGGTYILRNTDSRAIIRCTDFTSRPSHADQLHMDLWMGSHNIAVDAGTYLYSGEGIWRNGLARTSAHNTVTVDGKDQMTLVSRFTWTNWAKGKVLKQSEKLWQGEHDGYKPVRHKRTVMALEGDRWLVTDDLSAKGPHHYTLHWLLNDVPFTQNKNSLHLKYEASTYKIQTGLLNGEGKFSILRADPNSTRGWRSRYYGQKEPAISLLFEADQPTVRFWTFFGFENDVVEMSGNEILINSKPVSIGE; translated from the coding sequence ATGCTCAATCGGATTAAAACCCTCACTTCACTCTTCCTCGAACTGGGTCCACGTTGGTCAGCCTTTCGCCTCGCCTACGCCTTCCGCCTCCGCACCGGACTCATCCGCCTGCAAACCCCGCAATACGCATGGGCAGACCGTCCGCTCAAGCATTGGCTCCACCCCTCCATCCCCTCCTATCCCGATTCCTATGTTACATGGCGCAAAACAAATGCCCCTAAATTCTTTGCATCCGTAGGGGCGGTCGCGAAGCATCCCCGCCCTAATGATTACGGCAACACCGCCATTGAAGAAGCAAATCGTCTTTTAAGTGGCGAACTCAAATTCTTTTCACACACATACCATCAAACAGGCTTCCCACCCAATTGGCATCAAATTCCATCCACGCTCAAGCCGCCGTCCTCGGCGGCGGGTTTGGCATATACATCCAACGCCGAGGACGGCGTTGGGAGCAGGACTAAACACTGGTCCCAAATCTCCGACGACTCAACGGCAGACATCAAATTCATCTGGGAACCGAACCGCTTTGCCTTCGTCTACACCCTCGTCCGCGCCTACGCTGCGACACAAGACGAAACGTACTCACAAGCCTTCTGGCAACTGATCCAAGACTGGGCAGACCACAATCCCCCCAACACCGGCGCCAACTGGAAAGACGGACAAGAGATCGCCCTCGGTCTTATGGCATGGACCTTCGGTTTCTACGCCTTCATCCACTCGCCATCCACAACCAATCTACAAATTTCCCAATTTACCCAATACCTCGCATCCCAAACCGAACGCATCTACAAAAACATCGGCTACGCCATCTCCACCCGCAGCAACCACACCATCAGCGAAGCCTTCGGTCTATGGATGGTCGGGCTATTATTCCCCGAACTCAAAGAAGCAAAAAACTATTTCACACTCGGAAAACGCCTGCTCGAAGAAGAAGCAACCAAACAAATCTTCTCCGATGGCAGTTATTCCATGTATTCCCTCAACTACCATCGCTTCATTCTTCATCTTTGTCTTTACGCAATTCGCCTTGCTGAACTCAACAACATCCAATTCTCCAATTCTCTATACTCCTCCATCTCTTCCTCCATCCAATACCTCTCCCACCTCATCGACCCCGCCACCGGACAAATGCCCGTCTACGGCTCCAACGACGGCGCATTAGTGTTGCCGCTCAACAACTGCGACTTCACAGATTATCGTCCACTCTTGCAATTGGGCTCAGTCATCACCACCGGTCAACCCATGTTCGAACCCGGCGATTGGGACGAAGATGTCTTCTGGATTTGCGGAGAACAGTCAACCGTGAAGAGCGCAAAGGACGCAAAGAAAAACAAAGGTTTTCTTCGCGATCTTAGCGAGCTTGGCGGTAAAAGTTTTTCCGATGGCGGCACCTACATCCTCCGCAACACGGACTCCCGCGCCATCATCCGCTGCACCGACTTCACCTCCCGCCCCTCGCACGCCGACCAACTCCACATGGACTTGTGGATGGGCAGTCACAACATCGCTGTTGATGCTGGAACCTATCTCTACTCCGGCGAAGGCATCTGGCGCAATGGACTAGCGAGAACTTCCGCACACAACACCGTGACCGTAGACGGTAAAGACCAAATGACCCTCGTCAGCCGCTTTACATGGACGAATTGGGCAAAAGGCAAAGTTCTCAAGCAATCCGAAAAACTCTGGCAAGGCGAACATGACGGCTACAAGCCCGTCCGCCACAAACGCACGGTCATGGCATTGGAAGGGGACAGGTGGCTGGTCACCGACGATCTCTCTGCGAAAGGACCGCATCACTACACCCTGCATTGGCTCCTGAACGATGTCCCCTTCACACAAAACAAGAACTCGCTTCACCTAAAATATGAAGCGAGTACATATAAAATCCAAACTGGCTTATTGAACGGCGAAGGGAAATTCTCCATTCTTCGCGCTGATCCCAACTCCACCCGCGGATGGCGCTCACGCTATTACGGGCAGAAAGAACCGGCGATCTCCCTCCTGTTTGAAGCCGATCAACCCACCGTCCGCTTTTGGACATTCTTTGGGTTTGAAAATGATGTCGTTGAAATGTCGGGAAACGAAATTCTTATCAATTCAAAGCCTGTTTCCATCGGGGAATAA
- a CDS encoding glycosyltransferase family 4 protein: MTSILIFALLTILSALGVWIIRQYAERRRIMDHPNERSSHSAPTPRGGGVAIVIVVLVAGCVAAINSNLTHSLIYLICGAVIAYLGWRDDIHSLSPRVRFAVQGLVALVSVLGMGYFKSVTIPLLGQLPLGIVGFIITILWIVGLTNAYNFMDGIDGIAGGVALSAALGWMFLATRTSHNFVFWVALAIAAGSLGFLFHNWSPAKIFMGDAGSTFLGYTFAVLPLLSASEGGDALMLGTLLMWTFIMDAGITFIRRALKRENVFAAHRTHLYQRLVIGGYKHAQVSALYILLTLLAAALAYAWSWGQPYAPPVIIIGLPLIWILLSRYVRKLNSKGTN, encoded by the coding sequence GTGACCTCCATCCTCATCTTCGCACTCCTCACCATCCTCTCCGCCCTCGGCGTGTGGATTATCCGTCAATACGCCGAACGCCGCCGCATTATGGACCATCCCAACGAGCGCAGTTCCCATTCTGCGCCCACTCCGCGCGGCGGGGGTGTGGCTATTGTCATCGTCGTCCTCGTGGCGGGATGTGTTGCAGCGATAAACTCAAATCTCACCCATAGCCTCATCTACCTTATCTGCGGCGCGGTCATTGCCTACCTCGGCTGGCGAGACGACATACATTCACTCAGCCCGCGAGTCCGCTTTGCAGTGCAAGGCTTGGTCGCGCTCGTGTCCGTGTTGGGCATGGGCTATTTCAAATCGGTCACCATTCCGCTCTTGGGGCAACTTCCGCTCGGCATCGTCGGCTTCATCATCACCATCCTGTGGATCGTCGGTCTCACCAATGCCTACAACTTCATGGACGGCATCGACGGCATTGCAGGCGGGGTCGCGCTTTCTGCCGCCCTCGGTTGGATGTTCCTCGCCACGCGCACGAGTCACAACTTTGTCTTTTGGGTCGCGCTCGCCATCGCCGCGGGCAGTTTGGGCTTTCTCTTTCACAACTGGTCACCCGCCAAAATTTTCATGGGCGACGCAGGCAGCACCTTCCTCGGTTACACCTTCGCCGTCCTCCCACTCCTCTCTGCCAGCGAAGGCGGCGACGCCCTCATGCTCGGCACCCTCCTGATGTGGACCTTCATCATGGACGCGGGCATCACCTTCATCCGCCGCGCCCTCAAACGCGAGAACGTCTTCGCCGCGCATCGTACCCACCTCTATCAACGTCTCGTCATCGGCGGCTACAAACATGCCCAAGTCAGCGCCCTCTACATTCTGCTCACCCTCCTCGCCGCCGCCCTCGCCTACGCCTGGTCCTGGGGACAACCCTACGCCCCGCCCGTAATTATTATTGGACTTCCGCTTATCTGGATTCTTCTCTCTCGATATGTGAGAAAATTAAACTCGAAGGGCACGAATTAA